A section of the Vespa velutina chromosome 6, iVesVel2.1, whole genome shotgun sequence genome encodes:
- the LOC124949838 gene encoding uncharacterized protein LOC124949838 produces MNKSRIYNKILNKIVYINEDYSEDTSEEDQYELDQSEDESESSKYIESGEIEGSSDSEEENFLKVCRNKQRMLSSFDSEDERTNIPSTSQNVMSKIEIVVDGTQWIKLKTGGSGGRTPVCMIFKNIAGSTGYAKKNIMLDCVTSAFELIIDRHIMEHIKD; encoded by the coding sequence ATGAATAAATCcaggatatataataaaatattgaacaaaATTGTCTACATCAATGAAGATTATTCTGAGGATACCTCCGAAGAAGATCAGTATGAATTAGATCAAAGCGAAGATGAGAGTGAAAGttctaaatatattgaaagtgGAGAGATTGAAGGATCTTCGGATAGTGAAGAGGAAAACTTCTTGAAAGTGTGTCGTAACAAGCAAAGGATGCTTTCTAGTTTTGACTCCGAGGATGAGAGGACGAACATTCCAAGCACATCCCAAAATGTAATGagtaaaattgaaattgtagTTGACGGGACACAGTGGATAAAACTGAAAACAGGTGGATCTGGAGGTAGGACGCCCGTTTGTATGATATTCAAGAATATCGCAGGGTCTACTGGCTACgccaagaaaaatattatgttgGATTGTGTAACTAGTGctttcgaattaataattgacAGACACATAATGGAACACATAAAAGATTGA